One region of Sus scrofa isolate TJ Tabasco breed Duroc chromosome 3, Sscrofa11.1, whole genome shotgun sequence genomic DNA includes:
- the LIMK1 gene encoding LIM domain kinase 1 isoform X1, which produces MRLTLLCCTWREERMGEEGSELPVCASCGQRIYDGQYLQALNADWHADCFRCCECSASLSHQYYEKDGQLFCKKDYWARYGESCHGCSEHITKGLVMVAGELKYHPECFICLTCGTFIGDGDTYTLVEHSKLYCGHCYYQTVVTPVIEQILPDSPGSHLPHTVTLVSIPASAHGKRGLSVSIDPPHGPPGCSTEHSHTVRVQGVDPGCMSPDVKNSIHVGDRILEINGTPIRNVPLDEIDLLIQETSRLLQLTLEHDPHDTLGHGLGPEPSPLASPALTPSGEAGTSSRQKPVLRSCSIDRSPGAGSLGSPASQRKDLGRSESLRVVCRPHRIFRPSDLIHGEVLGKGCFGQAIKVTHRETGEVMVMKELIRFDEETQRTFLKEVKVMRCLEHPNVLKFIGVLYKDKRLNFITEYIKGGTLRGIIKSMDSQYPWSQRVSFAKDIASGMAYLHSMNIIHRDLNSHNCLVRENKNVVVADFGLARLMVDEKTQPEDLRSLKKPDRKKRYTVVGNPYWMAPEMINGRSYDEKVDVFSFGIVLCEIIGRVNADPDYLPRTMDFGLNVRGFLDRYCPPNCPPSFFPITVRCCDLDPEKRPSFVKLEQWLETLRMHLAGHLPLGPQLEQLDRGFWETYRRGESGLPAHPEVPD; this is translated from the exons gtgttGCGAATGCAGCGCCTCCCTGTCGCACCAGTACTACGAGAAGGATGGGCAGCTCTTCTGCAAGAAGGACTACTGGGCCCGATATGGCGAGTCTTGCCACGGGTGCTCGGAGCACATCACCAAGGGGCTGGTCATG GTGGCTGGGGAGCTGAAATACCACCCCGAATGCTTCATCTGCCTCACGTGTGGGACCTTCATTGGGGACGGGGACACCTACACTCTGGTGGAGCACTCCAAGCTCTACTG TGGGCACTGCTACTACCAGACCGTGGTGACCCCCGTCATCGAGCAGATCCTGCCCGactcccccggctcccacctgcCCCACACAGTCACCCTAGTATCCATCCcagcctcagctcatggcaaacgcGGCCTCTCGGTCTCCATCGACCCCCCTCACGGCCCGCCGGGCTGCAGCACAGAGCACTCCCACACTGTCCGCGTCCAAGG AGTGGACCCCGGCTGCATGAGCCCGGATGTGAAGAATTCCATCCACGTCGGGGACCGGATCCTGGAAATCAATGGCACGCCCATCCGGAATGTACCCTTGGACGAG ATTGATCTGCTGATCCAGGAAACCAGCCGCCTGCTCCAGCTGACTCTTGAGCACGACCCCCATGACACACTGGGCCACGGGCTGGGGCCTGAGCCCAGCCCCCTGGCCTCCCCGGCTCTCACTCCCAGTGGGGAGGCAGGCACCTCCAGCCGGCAGAAGCCTGTCCT GAGGAGCTGCAGCATCGACAGGTCTCCGGGCGCCGGCTCGCTGggctccccagcctcccagcGCAAGGACCTGGGCCGCTCCGAGTCCCTCCGTGTGGTCTGCCGGCCGCACCGCATCTTCCGGCCTTCGGACCTCATCCACGGCGAGGTGTTAGGCAAGGGCTGCTTCGGCCAGGCCATCAAG GTGACGCACCGGGAGACGGGCGAGGTGATGGTGATGAAGGAGCTGATCCGCTTCGACGAGGAGACCCAGCGGACCTTCCTGAAGGAG GTGAAGGTCATGCGATGCCTGGAGCACCCCAATGTGCTCAAGTTCATCGGGGTGCTCTACAAGGACAAGAGGCTCAACTTCATCACCGAGTACATCAAGGGCGGCACCCTCCGCGGCATCATCAAGAGCATG GACAGCCAGTACCCGTGGAGTCAGAGGGTCAGCTTTGCCAAGGACATCGCTTCGGGAATG GCCTACCTCCACTCCATGAACATCATCCACCGGGACCTCAACTCCCACAACTGCCTGGTTCGAGAG AACAAGAACGTGGTGGTGGCCGACTTCGGGCTGGCCCGGCTCATGGTGGACGAGAAGACACAGCCCGAGGACCTGCGGAGCCTCAAGAAGCCAGACCGGAAGAAGCGGTACACGGTGGTGGGCAACCCCTACTGGATGGCGCCCGAGATGATCAACG GCCGCAGCTACGATGAGAAGGTGGATGTGTTTTCCTTTGGCATCGTCCTGTGCGAG ATCATCGGGCGGGTGAACGCCGACCCAGACTACCTGCCGCGCACCATGGATTTTGGCCTCAACGTACGAGGTTTCCTGGACCGCTACTGCCCCCCAAACTGCCCCCCGAGCTTCTTCCCCATCACTGTGCGCTGCTGCGACCTGGACCCCGAGAAGAG GCCCTCCTTTGTGAAGCTGGAGCAGTGGCTGGAGACTCTCCGCATGCACTTGGCCGGCCACCTGCCACTGGGCCCACAACTGGAGCAGCTGGACAGGGGCTTCTGGGAGACTTACCGGCGAGGCGAAAGCGGACTGCCTGCCCACCCCGAGGTCCCCGACTGA
- the LIMK1 gene encoding LIM domain kinase 1 isoform X2, translated as MLAWTLSRSRFFRGAKCCECSASLSHQYYEKDGQLFCKKDYWARYGESCHGCSEHITKGLVMVAGELKYHPECFICLTCGTFIGDGDTYTLVEHSKLYCGHCYYQTVVTPVIEQILPDSPGSHLPHTVTLVSIPASAHGKRGLSVSIDPPHGPPGCSTEHSHTVRVQGVDPGCMSPDVKNSIHVGDRILEINGTPIRNVPLDEIDLLIQETSRLLQLTLEHDPHDTLGHGLGPEPSPLASPALTPSGEAGTSSRQKPVLRSCSIDRSPGAGSLGSPASQRKDLGRSESLRVVCRPHRIFRPSDLIHGEVLGKGCFGQAIKVTHRETGEVMVMKELIRFDEETQRTFLKEVKVMRCLEHPNVLKFIGVLYKDKRLNFITEYIKGGTLRGIIKSMDSQYPWSQRVSFAKDIASGMAYLHSMNIIHRDLNSHNCLVRENKNVVVADFGLARLMVDEKTQPEDLRSLKKPDRKKRYTVVGNPYWMAPEMINGRSYDEKVDVFSFGIVLCEIIGRVNADPDYLPRTMDFGLNVRGFLDRYCPPNCPPSFFPITVRCCDLDPEKRPSFVKLEQWLETLRMHLAGHLPLGPQLEQLDRGFWETYRRGESGLPAHPEVPD; from the exons gtgttGCGAATGCAGCGCCTCCCTGTCGCACCAGTACTACGAGAAGGATGGGCAGCTCTTCTGCAAGAAGGACTACTGGGCCCGATATGGCGAGTCTTGCCACGGGTGCTCGGAGCACATCACCAAGGGGCTGGTCATG GTGGCTGGGGAGCTGAAATACCACCCCGAATGCTTCATCTGCCTCACGTGTGGGACCTTCATTGGGGACGGGGACACCTACACTCTGGTGGAGCACTCCAAGCTCTACTG TGGGCACTGCTACTACCAGACCGTGGTGACCCCCGTCATCGAGCAGATCCTGCCCGactcccccggctcccacctgcCCCACACAGTCACCCTAGTATCCATCCcagcctcagctcatggcaaacgcGGCCTCTCGGTCTCCATCGACCCCCCTCACGGCCCGCCGGGCTGCAGCACAGAGCACTCCCACACTGTCCGCGTCCAAGG AGTGGACCCCGGCTGCATGAGCCCGGATGTGAAGAATTCCATCCACGTCGGGGACCGGATCCTGGAAATCAATGGCACGCCCATCCGGAATGTACCCTTGGACGAG ATTGATCTGCTGATCCAGGAAACCAGCCGCCTGCTCCAGCTGACTCTTGAGCACGACCCCCATGACACACTGGGCCACGGGCTGGGGCCTGAGCCCAGCCCCCTGGCCTCCCCGGCTCTCACTCCCAGTGGGGAGGCAGGCACCTCCAGCCGGCAGAAGCCTGTCCT GAGGAGCTGCAGCATCGACAGGTCTCCGGGCGCCGGCTCGCTGggctccccagcctcccagcGCAAGGACCTGGGCCGCTCCGAGTCCCTCCGTGTGGTCTGCCGGCCGCACCGCATCTTCCGGCCTTCGGACCTCATCCACGGCGAGGTGTTAGGCAAGGGCTGCTTCGGCCAGGCCATCAAG GTGACGCACCGGGAGACGGGCGAGGTGATGGTGATGAAGGAGCTGATCCGCTTCGACGAGGAGACCCAGCGGACCTTCCTGAAGGAG GTGAAGGTCATGCGATGCCTGGAGCACCCCAATGTGCTCAAGTTCATCGGGGTGCTCTACAAGGACAAGAGGCTCAACTTCATCACCGAGTACATCAAGGGCGGCACCCTCCGCGGCATCATCAAGAGCATG GACAGCCAGTACCCGTGGAGTCAGAGGGTCAGCTTTGCCAAGGACATCGCTTCGGGAATG GCCTACCTCCACTCCATGAACATCATCCACCGGGACCTCAACTCCCACAACTGCCTGGTTCGAGAG AACAAGAACGTGGTGGTGGCCGACTTCGGGCTGGCCCGGCTCATGGTGGACGAGAAGACACAGCCCGAGGACCTGCGGAGCCTCAAGAAGCCAGACCGGAAGAAGCGGTACACGGTGGTGGGCAACCCCTACTGGATGGCGCCCGAGATGATCAACG GCCGCAGCTACGATGAGAAGGTGGATGTGTTTTCCTTTGGCATCGTCCTGTGCGAG ATCATCGGGCGGGTGAACGCCGACCCAGACTACCTGCCGCGCACCATGGATTTTGGCCTCAACGTACGAGGTTTCCTGGACCGCTACTGCCCCCCAAACTGCCCCCCGAGCTTCTTCCCCATCACTGTGCGCTGCTGCGACCTGGACCCCGAGAAGAG GCCCTCCTTTGTGAAGCTGGAGCAGTGGCTGGAGACTCTCCGCATGCACTTGGCCGGCCACCTGCCACTGGGCCCACAACTGGAGCAGCTGGACAGGGGCTTCTGGGAGACTTACCGGCGAGGCGAAAGCGGACTGCCTGCCCACCCCGAGGTCCCCGACTGA